The following coding sequences lie in one Kamptonema formosum PCC 6407 genomic window:
- a CDS encoding PPC domain-containing protein: protein MLDLRSLFDNAFYLENNPDVGLAIANGKVSSGFDHFNRFGKFEDRDPNILFDTSYYLETNTDVAAAVEEGKITAADHFIRFGQFERRNPNPLFDTAFYGSNNPDVTAAVQRNQLTLAEHYLKLGQFENRQPSLLFDPDYYLQKYPLVATAVNNGVVKSAFEHYLRFGLEETLVSVPPTQSEDLTSARSLGVLDGIQGVSDFVGDTEPVDIYSFLLNSPSNFSLTLDGLSADADVELLQDINRDGIVSLNGLVDSSTNFGTASEQIITSKPLPAGLYFVRVSQFQGNTNYNLTVASSSS, encoded by the coding sequence ATGTTAGACCTTAGAAGCTTATTCGACAACGCCTTTTATCTGGAAAACAACCCTGATGTCGGTTTGGCGATCGCCAACGGCAAAGTTTCTAGTGGGTTTGACCACTTTAACAGATTTGGCAAATTTGAAGATCGAGATCCCAATATTCTATTCGATACTAGCTATTATCTAGAAACAAACACTGATGTAGCAGCCGCAGTCGAGGAAGGAAAAATTACCGCCGCCGATCATTTTATCAGATTTGGTCAATTTGAACGCCGCAACCCTAACCCTTTATTCGATACGGCTTTTTATGGGTCGAATAATCCAGATGTTACCGCAGCGGTACAACGAAATCAACTCACTCTCGCAGAACATTACCTCAAGTTAGGTCAATTTGAAAACCGCCAGCCGAGTCTTCTTTTTGACCCTGATTATTATCTGCAAAAATACCCGCTTGTAGCAACAGCCGTAAATAACGGTGTAGTCAAAAGTGCCTTTGAGCATTATCTCCGCTTTGGCTTAGAAGAAACTCTCGTTAGCGTCCCCCCCACTCAAAGCGAAGATTTAACCTCGGCTCGTAGTCTGGGCGTACTGGATGGAATTCAAGGTGTGAGCGACTTTGTAGGTGATACTGAACCTGTGGATATTTACAGTTTTCTCCTCAATTCTCCTAGTAATTTCAGTTTGACTCTAGACGGTTTGAGTGCAGATGCAGATGTAGAATTACTTCAAGATATCAACCGTGATGGGATAGTTAGCCTCAATGGTTTAGTGGATTCCTCGACGAATTTCGGGACGGCTTCTGAACAAATTATTACTTCAAAACCTTTACCTGCGGGTCTTTATTTTGTCCGCGTTTCTCAATTTCAAGGTAATACTAATTATAACCTAACAGTAGCATCCTCATCAAGTTAG